A single window of Brevundimonas vitisensis DNA harbors:
- a CDS encoding type I restriction-modification system subunit M, with translation MATLTQSELERHLWQAADILRGHVDAGKFKDYIFALLFYRRLCDVWDEEFEVLLAETGDREDAADPDEHRFHVPPQHHWNAVRKHATQIGQHLNNAFAAIEDANLRLRGVFGDVDFANQERFPDARLEKLLAHFEKHRLRNSDVPPDMLGDAYMYLIEQFAEGAGKKGGEFYTPRQVVKLIVECLDPQPGMSIYDPTCGSGGMLLEAAQHLKDKGQDPRSLSLYGQEKELDTWAIAQINLFLHDIDDAFIAKGDTLLDPKRYDPRAQEFTPGIGAYDRVLANPPFSVKEWGHEVWTNGDPFGRDVYGVPPKGYGDLAFVQHMVASLKDDGMLGVVVPHGVLFRGGAEGRIREAMLKADIIEAVIGLAPNLFYGAGIPAAIMIIRKTKPADRKGEVLVVNGDSIFTPGKAQNHLTDANVRTLADAFHGFIDIEKLARVVPVEEIAANGSNLNISRYVQTGADAVAVDVAAEVAKLQDLIAKRDEAEAVMFGHLKRLGYVG, from the coding sequence GTGGCTACGCTTACGCAATCCGAACTCGAACGGCATCTCTGGCAAGCGGCGGACATTCTGCGCGGCCATGTCGATGCGGGGAAGTTCAAGGACTACATCTTCGCCCTGCTGTTCTACCGCCGCCTCTGCGACGTATGGGACGAAGAGTTCGAGGTTCTGCTGGCCGAGACCGGCGACCGCGAGGACGCGGCCGATCCTGACGAGCACCGCTTCCACGTCCCGCCGCAGCATCACTGGAACGCGGTCAGGAAGCACGCCACCCAGATCGGCCAGCATCTGAACAACGCCTTCGCCGCCATCGAAGACGCCAATCTGCGTCTGCGCGGCGTGTTCGGGGACGTGGACTTCGCCAATCAGGAACGCTTCCCCGACGCGCGGCTGGAGAAGCTGCTCGCGCACTTCGAGAAGCACCGGCTGCGGAACAGCGACGTGCCGCCCGACATGCTGGGCGACGCCTACATGTATCTGATCGAGCAGTTCGCCGAAGGCGCGGGCAAGAAGGGCGGCGAGTTCTACACGCCTCGACAGGTCGTGAAGCTGATCGTCGAATGCCTCGATCCCCAGCCGGGCATGTCGATCTACGACCCCACCTGCGGCTCGGGCGGCATGCTGCTGGAGGCGGCCCAGCACCTGAAGGACAAGGGCCAAGACCCGCGCAGCCTGTCCCTCTACGGGCAGGAGAAGGAACTGGACACTTGGGCCATCGCCCAGATCAACCTGTTCCTCCACGACATCGACGACGCCTTCATCGCCAAGGGCGACACCCTCCTCGACCCCAAGCGATATGACCCGCGCGCGCAGGAGTTCACGCCCGGCATCGGCGCCTATGACCGGGTGCTGGCCAACCCGCCGTTCTCCGTGAAGGAGTGGGGTCATGAGGTCTGGACCAACGGCGATCCCTTCGGGCGCGATGTATATGGTGTGCCGCCCAAGGGTTATGGCGATCTCGCCTTCGTTCAGCACATGGTCGCCTCGCTGAAGGACGACGGCATGCTGGGCGTGGTGGTGCCGCACGGCGTGCTATTCCGGGGCGGCGCCGAGGGCCGCATCCGCGAGGCCATGCTGAAAGCGGATATCATTGAGGCGGTGATCGGGCTGGCGCCCAACCTCTTCTACGGTGCGGGCATCCCGGCTGCGATCATGATCATCCGCAAGACGAAGCCCGCCGACCGGAAGGGCGAGGTGTTGGTCGTCAACGGCGACTCCATCTTCACGCCGGGCAAGGCCCAGAACCACCTGACCGACGCTAACGTGCGGACGCTGGCCGACGCCTTCCACGGCTTCATCGACATCGAGAAGCTGGCGCGTGTGGTGCCGGTCGAGGAGATCGCGGCCAACGGTTCCAACCTGAACATCAGCCGCTACGTCCAGACCGGTGCTGACGCCGTGGCTGTGGATGTCGCAGCCGAGGTCGCAAAGCTCCAAGACCTGATTGCCAAACGCGACGAAGCCGAGGCGGTGATGTTCGGTCACCTGAAGAGGCTCGGCTATGTCGGGTGA